In uncultured Desulfuromonas sp., the genomic stretch GTCTTCAGGAAGGGGGAGGGCATTTCGTAGAGACTGGCCCTTGCTCCACCGTCGTTTATTCTGCGGTGGAGTTCATTTATCAAGCAATGTAAAATATTTTGGTCTGTTTATCGAAAGCTTCTTTCACGTTAAGGAAAGATAGAACCCATGGAGCACATTTTGCGTGGTAGCCTCGGGATTGTCGTACTACTGGCAATCGCCGCTCTTCTTTCACGCAACCGGCAGGCGATTCGCTGGAAAACCGTCGTCTATGGTGTTTTTCTCAATCTTCTTCTGGCGTTTTTAATCCTCAACACGCTGCCCGGTCAGCGCTTTTTCGAACTGGCCGGGCAGGCGATTGTCAAGATTGTCCACTTCTCTGAAGAGGGCACCCGCTTTGTGTTCGGTCCTCTCTACAGTGGATTTACCCAGATTCCCCATTTCTCCGGCTGGCCTTACGCTTTTGTTCTTCAGGCGCTACTGCCCATCGTCTTTTTTGCCGCATTGATCAATGTTTTCTATTATCTCGGCATCATGCAGAAAATTGTCGCGTTGTTAACGATTTTTTTCTCGCGCCTTCTCGGTATCAGCAGCGTTGAATCCTTGGTGACTGCGGCCAATGTCTTTCTTGGTCAGAGCCAATCGCCGTTGGTGGTAGCCCCTTACCTGAAACAACTCAACGACTCACAGCTGTTTTTGACCATGGTCGGCGGCATGGCTACGGTTGGCTCCGGCATGGTGGTGGTCTATGCGGGCATGGGAGCGCAAATCGAATATGTGCTGGCCGCCAGTATTATGGCGGCACCGGCGGCGATCATTTTTGCCAAAATGATGGAACCGGACGATGGATTCGATATCTGCGGAGGCGAAGCCATCGAGCCGATGCCCCGACAGGGCTTCGGTGCCAATGTCATCGACGCCGTCGGCTTGGGCGCCATGGAAGGATGGAAGGCCGTGGTCGGTGTGACCGTGATGCTGTTGGCCTTTATTTCGTTAATCCATCTGCTTGACTGGGTGATCGTCTTTATCTCTCATCAGACGCTGGGTCTTAAAACTCTGCTGGGCTGGTTGTTCACCCCGGCCGCCTATATTATTGGCGTGCCGCATGGCGATGTCCAGCAGGTGGCACAATTGGTCGGCACCAAGACCGCGTTCAATGAAGTGGTGGCTTACAGTGGGCTTAAAGATGCTTCGCTCAGTCCAAAGGGGTTTATGCTCGCCTGTTTCGCCCTGACCGGGTTTGCCAATTTCTCCTCCATCGCCATCCAGATCGGCTGTATTGGTGAACTGGCTCCCTCCTGCCGGGGCCGGATTGCCAAACTAGGCGTGCGTGCGGTGATTGCCGCGACTCTGGCCAATCTGTTTTCCGCTGCCATCGCTGGGATGTTTTTCTAAGAGATTTGATCAATTTCTCTGGTGTGGAAATGATGACATCCCCCTTCTTTGGTGTAGCCCCCACAAACAAAAAAAGGGTTCGCTGAACAATCAGCGAACCCTTTAATTTTTTATGGTGGAGCTAGGCGGGATCGAACCGCCGACCTCTTGAATGCCATTCAAAAGAAACGCCTTTCCCACACCTTCCCAAAACATCAAAAAAACCTTTGATATTCAGGACATTTAGCAATATACTACCTCCTAGACGTTCCCTTGTAAATGTATAGTTTCCCGCAAAATCTTGTTACCCATCTTGTTACCCAAGCGGCAGGGTAACAAGATTCAGCCCTGGAGGTAAAAAACATGGCGTCACTGGATCAGTTACAAAAAAGTGGTGAACCTGGCGTTTTCTACCGTGAGCATCCGACAAGGAAGAATGGCGTCCGAAAAGATCGCCAGTGGATCATCAGGCAGACCTTGGGAGGGAAAACACGTCTTTCAACCCTTGGTTGGTGGTCTCAGGGGTTCAGCATGGGCGACGCAATCAACAAGGCCCATGAATATCGGGAACACTTCAAATGGAACAACGACAACCCCGACCAAAGGCCAAAACCGATATGCAAGCAGGATGAAGACGACGCAGCGGCAGAACTGGCCGCCCAAATTGAGCGCCAGAAGCAAAAAAAGCAGCAAGAAAACATGAGCATCAGCCAGCTATGGGAAGACGTTTACCTCCCCGCAGCTCAGCAAACAAAAAAGCCCCGCACCGTGGGCAGCGAAGAAGCGCTTTATAAAAAGTGGATCGAAAGCCCATTAGGAAAAAAGCGGATAACAGATTTACTCCCTCTGGATTTCAGCAGACTATCGAAGAAGATTATCAGCTCTGGCCGGTCTCCCCGCACCGTGCATTATGTTGTCAGTATCATTTTGCAAATGTGGAATGTTGCCTTCGACAATAAGCTTGTGAACGTCCAACCTCCACGGCGCAAGACCCTAAACCTTCCATCCATTGACAATGAACGCACAAGGGCTTTTACGCTAGAAGAAGCGCAACAATTTCTAGCCGCCCTACAGAAACGAAGCCAGTTGTGGCACGACATCAGCTTGCTATCGCTGCTAACCGGAATGAGGGCTTCTGAAATCTACAAACTGAAGCTGCAAGACATTGACCTTGAACGCGCCCTGCTCTACTTACGCACCCCGAAAAAAAGCCGGTCCCAACACCTGCAAATCAGCGACGCGGCCAAAGATCACATTCAAGCTATGCTGACACGGCGGGAAAAACTGCTTGATGACCTCGAAGAATGCAAAACCGACCTGCTTGTTTTCAGCAAGACCGGCGGCCAGATCAAGGAAGTATCTGACACGGTACAACGGACCATTGACGACCTGGGCTTAAATGACAACGTTGAAAAGAAAGACCGGCTCACCTTCCACAGTTTGAGACACACAACAGCCACCTGGTTGCTTGAAAAGGGCGAGGACATTTACCGCGTGTCAAAACTGCTCAGACATACAACCGTCCGCATGACAGAGCAACGCTATTCACATATATCCAACGACACGATAAAGCGCACGGCAAACGGCATCGGGGAATTGCTTAATGCAAAGTCTAAAACAGTGACTAAGAAGAAAAAGCGCCTTCAATAATGGAAATCGCATAGCGACACATTGACCACTTATCCCTAAATTGGTATAAATAATATGTCGAAGAAGATCAAAGAGATTATCTGGGTCGGAAACAGCAAGGACAACCTGCGGGCCTTTCCCGAAGACGTCAAAGACGTTATGGGCTTCGCCCTCCATCTTGCGCAGCAAGGCGGGAAACACCCCGGCAGTAAGCCCCTTAAAGGCTTCAAGGGGGCGGGCGTTCTTGAAGTGGTGGACAATCATGACGGCGATACTTACCGGGCTGTCTATACGGTCCGCATCAAGGATAAAGTCTATGTCCTTCATGCCTTTCAAAAGAAGTCAAAAAAAGGCATCCAGACCCCACAGAAAGACATTGATCTGATCAAGTATCGACTCAAGTATGTTGAAACCGAGGAGGGAGCATAACCATGGAAGATACCACGCTCGAAAAAAGCTCAGGAAACGTCTTTGACGATCTTGGCTTAGCTGAGCCGGAAGAACGTCTGGCCAAAGCAGATCTGGCTATGAAAATCGCCCAGATCATCAATAAGCGCCACCTGTCCCAACAACAAGCCGCTGAACTGCTGGGGATCACACAGCCTAAAGTATCGGCCATTCTCAACGGTCAGCTTCGGGGCTTTTCCCTTGAAAAGTTGATGCTGCTACTTAACGCTCTGGGCCGTGACGTTATTATCACCATCAAGCCGAAATCACGCACCCGTGAGCATGGACGGCTCAGTGTCGCCTGTTCCTGATCCGGAGCGGTAGTTTAGTCATGGCACGTCGAGGAGTTCGCAAACCATCATGACATTGGAAAACAAAATCGAGCAAGTAGACCGGCAACAGCAAGAAATCAATCAACTGCGCCCCCTGGGTCGAGAATCCCTGTTGCAGTTGCGCGATTATTACCGTATTGGCCTCACCTACTCCAGCAACGCCATAGAGGGTAACACCCTGACCGAAAGCGAAACCAAGGTTGTGCTTGAAGACGGCCTGACCATTGGCGGCAAACCCCTACGTGATCACCTTGAAGCCATCGGCCACGGTGACGCATTCAACAGGGTTTGCACTCTTTCACAGGGCCAGACCATGGATGAACACTCGATCCTTGAGCTACACCGGCTTTTTTACCAGCGTATAGACAGCGACAACGCCGGGCGTTACCGCACCAAGCCGGTCATTATCACCGGCACCACTTATACGCCCCCGCCACCATCCAAGGTCGCGGCAGCCATGCAAGAGTTTACCTCGCAGATACCGACACAAAGGGAAAACTTGCACCCCGTAGAGCTTGCCGGATGGCTGCATATCAGGTTGGCCAACATTCACCCGTTCATTGACGGAAACGGCAGAACGGCACGGCTGTTGATGAATCTGGCGCTCATGCAGGCAGGCTACCCCATAACCATCATCCCGCCAGTGGTCAGGGGAGATTATATCGCGGCTCTGCAAGCCTCCAATAGCGGCAACAATGCCCCCTTTATCAATCTGCTATCCAACATGGTTTGGGAGGCACAGCGGGAGTATTTACGGTTGGTGCAGAGCTTGACCGAGGAGTAACGATCCATGACACGCAGAACCGGCATCATGTCCCGAGAAGACTACCGCAAGCGGACAATCGCCATTGCCAAAGGGGGAACATGCCCCTGGGGGCGATGAGCCGCAAGTCTGGGCAGAGAGCCTTCATGCCTTGGCTGAATACCGAAAGAGCCACCCTCAAGAGGAGAATAGCCAGAGCTGAAATAAAAGCGACCCGGCCAGGTGTTAAAGGCACCATAGCCGGGTCTAACCACAACCCTATCACGGAAGGATAGAACCATGGCTGAGCAGAATGTAACATCTCAGAACAATGGCGACAACGTTGCACACCAAATCACAGCATATGAACTCATAAGGCAGGCTGAATGCAGTCGAAATGAAGAGCCACTTCTCCCACTTTTTGACCTTGTGGAAGCTCTGCCAAAAACTCTGGAATC encodes the following:
- a CDS encoding nucleoside transporter C-terminal domain-containing protein; this translates as MEHILRGSLGIVVLLAIAALLSRNRQAIRWKTVVYGVFLNLLLAFLILNTLPGQRFFELAGQAIVKIVHFSEEGTRFVFGPLYSGFTQIPHFSGWPYAFVLQALLPIVFFAALINVFYYLGIMQKIVALLTIFFSRLLGISSVESLVTAANVFLGQSQSPLVVAPYLKQLNDSQLFLTMVGGMATVGSGMVVVYAGMGAQIEYVLAASIMAAPAAIIFAKMMEPDDGFDICGGEAIEPMPRQGFGANVIDAVGLGAMEGWKAVVGVTVMLLAFISLIHLLDWVIVFISHQTLGLKTLLGWLFTPAAYIIGVPHGDVQQVAQLVGTKTAFNEVVAYSGLKDASLSPKGFMLACFALTGFANFSSIAIQIGCIGELAPSCRGRIAKLGVRAVIAATLANLFSAAIAGMFF
- a CDS encoding Fic family protein, producing the protein MTLENKIEQVDRQQQEINQLRPLGRESLLQLRDYYRIGLTYSSNAIEGNTLTESETKVVLEDGLTIGGKPLRDHLEAIGHGDAFNRVCTLSQGQTMDEHSILELHRLFYQRIDSDNAGRYRTKPVIITGTTYTPPPPSKVAAAMQEFTSQIPTQRENLHPVELAGWLHIRLANIHPFIDGNGRTARLLMNLALMQAGYPITIIPPVVRGDYIAALQASNSGNNAPFINLLSNMVWEAQREYLRLVQSLTEE
- a CDS encoding type II toxin-antitoxin system RelE/ParE family toxin translates to MSKKIKEIIWVGNSKDNLRAFPEDVKDVMGFALHLAQQGGKHPGSKPLKGFKGAGVLEVVDNHDGDTYRAVYTVRIKDKVYVLHAFQKKSKKGIQTPQKDIDLIKYRLKYVETEEGA
- a CDS encoding helix-turn-helix transcriptional regulator: MEDTTLEKSSGNVFDDLGLAEPEERLAKADLAMKIAQIINKRHLSQQQAAELLGITQPKVSAILNGQLRGFSLEKLMLLLNALGRDVIITIKPKSRTREHGRLSVACS
- a CDS encoding site-specific integrase, which gives rise to MASLDQLQKSGEPGVFYREHPTRKNGVRKDRQWIIRQTLGGKTRLSTLGWWSQGFSMGDAINKAHEYREHFKWNNDNPDQRPKPICKQDEDDAAAELAAQIERQKQKKQQENMSISQLWEDVYLPAAQQTKKPRTVGSEEALYKKWIESPLGKKRITDLLPLDFSRLSKKIISSGRSPRTVHYVVSIILQMWNVAFDNKLVNVQPPRRKTLNLPSIDNERTRAFTLEEAQQFLAALQKRSQLWHDISLLSLLTGMRASEIYKLKLQDIDLERALLYLRTPKKSRSQHLQISDAAKDHIQAMLTRREKLLDDLEECKTDLLVFSKTGGQIKEVSDTVQRTIDDLGLNDNVEKKDRLTFHSLRHTTATWLLEKGEDIYRVSKLLRHTTVRMTEQRYSHISNDTIKRTANGIGELLNAKSKTVTKKKKRLQ